A single genomic interval of Candidatus Bathyanammoxibius amoris harbors:
- the rplI gene encoding 50S ribosomal protein L9, producing the protein MKVLLRKNIEKLGSMGDVVAVADGYARNFLFPKGFATTATSANAKEVEIRKRKEALNTKLAKEGLGKLAKELAGFEFSIAAKAHEEGRLFGSVTPAGIAEELVRRGYSVEEDFVRLEEHIKECGTYDVTLDLYPGIKTQVKLFVVKEEE; encoded by the coding sequence ATGAAAGTACTACTGAGAAAGAACATAGAGAAATTGGGAAGCATGGGTGACGTGGTAGCCGTTGCAGACGGATATGCCCGCAATTTCCTCTTCCCCAAGGGATTTGCCACTACGGCAACCTCCGCCAACGCCAAAGAAGTGGAGATACGGAAAAGGAAAGAGGCGCTGAATACAAAACTCGCCAAAGAGGGGTTGGGTAAACTTGCAAAAGAGCTGGCCGGGTTTGAATTCAGTATCGCCGCCAAGGCCCATGAAGAGGGCCGTCTCTTTGGTTCCGTTACCCCTGCCGGTATCGCCGAAGAGCTTGTTCGCAGGGGCTACTCCGTGGAAGAAGACTTTGTACGCCTGGAAGAGCACATAAAGGAATGTGGCACTTACGACGTAACCCTTGACCTTTACCCGGGGATAAAGACGCAGGTTAAGCTCTTTGTAGTGAAAGAAGAAGAATAA
- a CDS encoding single-stranded DNA-binding protein has protein sequence MANLNKVFLMGNLTRDPELRYTQSGTALASFGVAVSRNWTSQDGEKKEDVCFVDITMFGKRAEIISEYFSKGSPIFVEGRLQFSQWESKDGQKRSALRVVAEDFQFIGQTKKRGSPAGATQPEGGSAPKDDISEEEIPF, from the coding sequence ATGGCCAATCTCAACAAGGTATTTCTGATGGGCAATTTGACCAGAGACCCTGAACTTCGTTATACACAGAGCGGCACGGCGCTGGCGAGTTTCGGCGTTGCTGTTTCAAGAAACTGGACCTCGCAGGATGGAGAGAAAAAAGAGGACGTGTGTTTTGTAGACATAACCATGTTCGGAAAAAGGGCCGAGATAATCAGCGAATACTTTTCTAAAGGCAGCCCTATTTTTGTAGAAGGCCGTCTTCAGTTCAGCCAGTGGGAGTCCAAAGACGGCCAGAAGCGAAGCGCCTTGAGAGTCGTGGCCGAAGACTTTCAGTTTATCGGGCAGACCAAGAAGCGCGGCAGCCCAGCCGGCGCAACCCAGCCGGAGGGCGGTTCCGCTCCAAAAGACGACATTAGTGAAGAGGAGATACCTTTTTAA
- the dnaB gene encoding replicative DNA helicase has translation MAVQTLEGKPPQSIEAEVSLLGAMLIDNTVVDTALECLTAESFCKTPHREIFQTVVDLYDRNQAVDLVLLKDELERRGKLEVVGGRDYLMELEESVPAVANAEYYAHIIRDNAIKRGLVEAAVEIQKETYKNRDDVDTLLDKSERLIFNVAEKKHASTTVHIADLLRDTFDRLEKINDRKGRLTGVGTGFYDLDDLTCGLQPSQLLVVAGRPSMGKSSLVLNIMQHVGTVEKLPVALFTLEMSAEQIAQNMLCSYARLNTHKMRKGGLQNEEWGKLTAAAEKLSPAKMFIDDAQGGLSIMALRAKARRMKVQHDIKLLVVDYLQLMESRGAENRQQEISVISRGLKTLAMELKIPVIAVSQLNRAVEMREDRRPRMSDLRESGSIEQDADIVLLLHREGHYFPDKKNPKDAELIIAKQRNGPTGAVRLTFLTECMRFESAAISQEDDY, from the coding sequence GTGGCAGTGCAAACTCTGGAAGGAAAGCCTCCTCAGAGTATTGAGGCCGAGGTCAGCCTCCTGGGGGCTATGCTCATTGACAATACGGTTGTAGACACCGCGCTTGAATGTCTTACGGCGGAGAGCTTTTGTAAAACCCCCCACAGGGAAATCTTTCAGACCGTTGTGGACCTTTATGACAGGAACCAGGCCGTAGACCTGGTCCTCCTGAAAGACGAGCTTGAAAGACGCGGAAAACTCGAGGTTGTGGGCGGACGCGACTACCTGATGGAACTGGAGGAATCGGTACCTGCTGTTGCCAACGCGGAGTACTATGCCCACATCATACGGGATAATGCCATAAAGAGGGGCCTTGTTGAAGCCGCCGTTGAGATACAGAAAGAGACGTATAAGAATAGAGATGACGTCGATACGCTGCTTGATAAATCAGAAAGGCTGATATTTAACGTTGCGGAAAAGAAACATGCCTCCACCACCGTCCACATCGCAGACCTGCTGCGTGACACCTTTGACAGGCTGGAAAAGATAAATGACAGAAAGGGCAGGCTTACGGGAGTGGGCACCGGTTTTTATGACCTGGACGACCTGACCTGCGGACTCCAGCCCTCACAATTGCTGGTTGTAGCAGGTAGGCCGAGTATGGGCAAGTCAAGTCTTGTTTTAAACATAATGCAACACGTGGGCACGGTGGAGAAGCTGCCTGTGGCGTTGTTCACCCTTGAGATGTCTGCGGAGCAGATAGCACAAAACATGCTGTGTTCGTACGCGCGGTTGAACACCCACAAAATGCGCAAAGGCGGTTTACAGAATGAGGAGTGGGGTAAACTTACTGCGGCCGCCGAGAAACTCTCACCGGCAAAGATGTTTATCGACGACGCCCAGGGAGGGCTCTCAATAATGGCCCTGAGGGCGAAGGCCCGCCGCATGAAGGTCCAACACGACATAAAATTGTTGGTGGTGGATTATCTCCAGCTGATGGAGTCCCGGGGCGCGGAGAACCGCCAGCAGGAGATATCTGTAATCTCCAGGGGGCTGAAGACACTCGCCATGGAGCTGAAGATACCGGTCATTGCCGTCTCCCAGCTCAACCGTGCCGTCGAGATGCGTGAGGACCGCAGGCCGCGGATGTCCGACCTGAGAGAATCCGGCTCCATCGAGCAGGACGCAGACATTGTCCTGCTGCTTCACCGTGAGGGGCACTATTTTCCGGATAAAAAGAACCCGAAAGATGCGGAGCTAATCATAGCCAAGCAGAGGAACGGCCCTACGGGTGCCGTGCGCCTTACTTTTCTCACGGAGTGCATGCGTTTTGAGAGCGCCGCTATTTCACAAGAAGATGATTATTGA
- a CDS encoding NTP transferase domain-containing protein: MNLCSEVAVILAAGKGTRMSYTGPKVLAELCGTPMIKWVIDAARKAGVSRVLVVVGHKKEEVARVLEGLGVDWVEQPRQLGTGDALRAATTFLGDRAEDMPENIVVLPGDSPLVKPDTVKTLRKVHQETRSDATLLTAYLDDPKGYGRVVRNGQDRVTRIVEELDASEEETGIKEVNSGIYCFRTGPLLEALERLTPDNRKGEYYLTQVIEVLSGGMGKRVNTLIASDPSEVLGVNSQEDLEKVSGIVAGGLGGM, from the coding sequence ATGAACTTATGCAGTGAAGTGGCCGTTATCCTTGCTGCCGGTAAGGGTACCAGAATGAGTTATACGGGCCCTAAGGTGCTCGCCGAGCTGTGCGGCACACCTATGATAAAGTGGGTAATTGACGCGGCAAGGAAGGCGGGCGTTTCAAGGGTATTGGTGGTAGTTGGACACAAGAAAGAGGAAGTTGCCAGGGTACTGGAAGGGCTCGGAGTGGATTGGGTGGAGCAGCCCCGTCAGTTGGGCACCGGGGATGCCCTTAGGGCCGCAACCACCTTCTTAGGGGACCGGGCTGAGGACATGCCTGAAAACATAGTAGTGCTTCCCGGAGACAGCCCCCTTGTAAAACCCGACACGGTAAAGACCCTTAGAAAGGTGCATCAGGAGACCCGTTCGGACGCGACCCTGCTTACGGCGTATCTTGATGACCCAAAGGGTTACGGCCGCGTGGTGAGGAACGGGCAGGACCGGGTGACTAGGATTGTCGAAGAACTGGATGCCTCCGAGGAAGAGACAGGAATAAAAGAGGTAAACTCAGGCATTTATTGTTTCAGAACGGGTCCGCTCTTGGAGGCCCTGGAAAGGCTCACCCCGGACAACAGGAAAGGGGAATATTACCTGACACAGGTGATAGAGGTGCTTAGCGGCGGCATGGGCAAGAGGGTAAATACCCTTATCGCATCCGACCCCAGCGAGGTGTTAGGGGTGAATTCTCAGGAAGACCTTGAAAAGGTCTCCGGGATAGTCGCAGGGGGCCTCGGTGGTATGTAA
- the rpsR gene encoding 30S ribosomal protein S18: MRRKTKSRPQKRRYVYAKKCRFCRMHMEEIDYKDLTNIQKLVATQGKLFSRKRTGNCATHQRAAKSAIKRARFMALLPYTA, encoded by the coding sequence ATGAGACGGAAAACCAAGTCCAGACCGCAAAAGAGAAGGTACGTTTATGCAAAAAAGTGCCGATTCTGCAGGATGCATATGGAGGAAATAGACTACAAAGACCTGACCAACATCCAGAAGCTTGTCGCCACACAGGGGAAGCTGTTTTCCCGTAAACGTACGGGCAACTGTGCCACGCACCAGCGTGCCGCCAAGAGCGCCATAAAGAGGGCGCGTTTTATGGCCCTGCTGCCGTACACGGCCTAG
- the pth gene encoding aminoacyl-tRNA hydrolase yields the protein MKILVGLGNPGEKYTETRHNLGFAVVDRLAGHFGIKVSRRRFRSLVGETPLDTDRLLLVKPLTYMNRSGQSVKRVLDHYACSTESLMVICDDINLPLGKLRVRSKGSGGGHKGLESIIASLGGTGFPRLRIGVGLPPQGEASEYVLAPFPKKEEAVAEEAVETACEAVIEWVRGGIDQCTKRCG from the coding sequence ATGAAAATTCTCGTAGGTTTGGGAAATCCAGGGGAGAAGTATACTGAAACGAGGCACAACCTGGGGTTTGCGGTTGTCGACAGGTTGGCCGGGCATTTCGGCATAAAGGTAAGCAGGCGGCGGTTCAGGTCCCTTGTCGGGGAAACACCGCTTGATACCGACAGGCTCCTCCTGGTAAAACCGCTGACGTACATGAACCGGAGTGGCCAGTCGGTCAAAAGAGTGCTTGACCATTACGCTTGCAGTACAGAGAGTTTAATGGTAATCTGTGACGATATAAATCTGCCTCTGGGTAAGCTTAGAGTAAGGAGCAAAGGCTCCGGCGGAGGACACAAGGGCTTGGAGTCTATTATTGCGAGCCTGGGCGGTACCGGGTTTCCCCGGCTGAGGATTGGCGTCGGGCTTCCTCCCCAGGGCGAAGCGAGTGAATACGTACTGGCACCATTCCCAAAGAAAGAAGAGGCCGTTGCCGAGGAGGCCGTGGAAACTGCCTGTGAAGCCGTTATTGAGTGGGTACGCGGCGGAATAGACCAGTGTACAAAGAGATGCGGGTAG
- a CDS encoding 50S ribosomal protein L25 — protein MANPVLQVEIRTQVGTRAVHKLRKEGKMPAVIYGHKEETLAISVPEKDFREAMQTGAKMFLIRCDDKEQNALLKETQYDTFGDNVLHADFIRVAMDEEVTVEVAIELRGTPVGVTQGGVLDQILRTVEVKCLPAAIPEKLTLDVSKLEIGDNLALKDTELPSGVKIVHDDLNITVAQVKMVVVKEEEAPVVEEEVVSGKEPEVIVKKAKEEEGEKEEKKS, from the coding sequence ATGGCAAATCCTGTTCTGCAGGTGGAAATAAGGACTCAAGTCGGGACGCGCGCCGTTCACAAATTGAGAAAAGAGGGTAAGATGCCGGCAGTCATATACGGACACAAAGAGGAGACCCTGGCCATCTCTGTCCCTGAGAAGGATTTTAGGGAAGCCATGCAAACAGGCGCCAAGATGTTTCTCATCCGTTGTGACGATAAAGAGCAAAACGCGCTCTTAAAGGAGACGCAGTATGACACCTTTGGTGACAATGTACTCCATGCCGATTTTATTCGTGTCGCCATGGATGAAGAGGTCACCGTAGAGGTTGCCATAGAGCTGCGCGGCACCCCGGTCGGCGTCACACAGGGCGGCGTACTGGACCAGATACTGAGGACGGTCGAGGTGAAGTGCCTGCCCGCGGCAATACCTGAGAAGCTGACCCTGGACGTATCAAAGCTTGAAATCGGGGACAACCTGGCGTTAAAGGATACGGAGCTTCCTTCCGGCGTAAAGATAGTCCATGACGACCTGAACATAACTGTGGCTCAAGTTAAGATGGTCGTAGTAAAGGAAGAGGAGGCGCCTGTGGTGGAAGAAGAAGTGGTGTCGGGTAAAGAGCCGGAGGTGATTGTGAAGAAGGCCAAGGAAGAGGAGGGGGAGAAAGAGGAAAAAAAGTCATAA
- a CDS encoding ribose-phosphate pyrophosphokinase produces the protein MDQKALIEGLNNLKVFTGNANPDLAHKICDHLKIPLGDAYVGRFPDGEIDLKINEDIRGADVFVVQSGSPPVNENLMELLIFIDCIRRASAARITAVIPYYGYARKDRKDEGRVPITSKLVANIICKAGVDRVLAMDLHAAQIQGFFDIPMDHLYAFPVLCGHYKSLNLPNAIVVSPDVGGIKIARAYSRKLNIKMAVVDKRRVGPEETEVGFVIGDVAGKNVIMIDDLIATGGSIVQAANVLKEKGAKDIYVGTTHALLCGRAAEKLNKAPIKELAVTDTIPLDGRAKPLGKKLIVLTISGILGEAIRRIHTNESVSALFV, from the coding sequence ATGGACCAAAAGGCACTGATTGAAGGTCTGAACAATCTGAAGGTTTTTACCGGTAACGCCAATCCGGATTTAGCTCACAAGATATGTGACCACCTGAAGATTCCGCTTGGTGACGCATATGTAGGACGTTTCCCCGATGGAGAGATAGACCTGAAGATAAATGAGGACATAAGGGGGGCCGACGTTTTTGTAGTACAGTCCGGGAGTCCCCCGGTTAACGAAAACCTGATGGAACTCCTGATATTTATAGACTGTATCAGAAGGGCCTCAGCGGCCAGGATCACGGCGGTAATACCCTATTACGGCTATGCCAGAAAGGACAGGAAGGACGAGGGACGCGTACCCATAACGTCCAAGCTGGTGGCAAACATCATATGTAAAGCTGGTGTGGACAGGGTGCTGGCCATGGACCTACACGCCGCGCAGATCCAGGGCTTCTTCGACATACCGATGGACCATCTCTACGCATTCCCCGTGTTGTGCGGACACTACAAGTCGCTCAATCTGCCCAATGCCATAGTAGTGTCCCCGGACGTAGGGGGAATAAAGATAGCAAGGGCGTACTCAAGGAAGCTCAATATAAAGATGGCCGTGGTGGACAAACGCCGCGTAGGCCCGGAAGAAACAGAGGTGGGCTTCGTGATAGGTGACGTAGCGGGGAAAAACGTCATCATGATTGACGACCTGATAGCTACCGGCGGCTCAATAGTGCAGGCGGCAAACGTACTTAAGGAAAAAGGCGCGAAAGACATATACGTCGGTACGACCCATGCCCTGCTGTGCGGCAGAGCGGCCGAAAAACTTAACAAGGCGCCAATCAAGGAACTGGCGGTTACAGATACCATTCCACTCGATGGAAGGGCAAAACCCCTGGGAAAGAAGCTCATCGTGCTGACTATATCCGGAATCCTGGGCGAGGCCATCAGGAGGATACACACCAACGAATCCGTTAGCGCGTTGTTTGTTTAG
- the rpsF gene encoding 30S ribosomal protein S6 → MKTYEAMFLIDNAKAGDWDSVVEHVHGILKKRGSQVISTEKWGERKLAYRIKGHRRGTYMQIYFDAPVGAITEVRRDCQLSDVVLRNLILKAGKRPELGEQKPVVESSSADEAREPASDSETEEKKTSAESGIKE, encoded by the coding sequence TTGAAAACCTATGAAGCGATGTTTTTGATTGACAACGCAAAGGCCGGCGACTGGGACAGTGTAGTCGAGCATGTACACGGCATATTAAAAAAGAGGGGCAGCCAGGTAATCAGCACGGAGAAGTGGGGAGAGCGCAAGCTTGCGTACCGTATAAAAGGGCACAGGAGAGGCACTTACATGCAAATCTACTTCGACGCCCCCGTCGGCGCGATTACGGAGGTAAGACGTGATTGTCAACTCTCCGACGTCGTCCTCAGAAATCTCATCCTTAAGGCCGGTAAAAGACCGGAGCTTGGCGAGCAGAAGCCCGTGGTGGAATCGTCATCTGCGGATGAAGCCCGCGAACCCGCCAGTGACAGTGAGACCGAAGAGAAAAAGACCTCCGCAGAGTCCGGGATTAAAGAATAA